The following proteins are encoded in a genomic region of Pseudomonas sp. Os17:
- a CDS encoding ABC transporter substrate-binding protein, with product MRRRLGWGLFLLSLLLCAPLRAADVLLTASEDNPAVRTFTAELAAQRPQDQVRFVPLEQLPAPGQLPSATRLILLDPQSLDWRLQDPQGPATLVLRISRLQAEQRLQGLHHPELSLLWSDPPPSRQLHLIRQVLPQVRRVGVLYSEDSQFLLKELRGAAQSLGLEIVAEAWDSTHDSRPLQNLLRNSDVLLGLDDPKLYNPKTVKNLLLSSYAQQRALIGPNAGFVRAGSLASTYSDQQDWLQTLDSLLEQAPNRWPRALYPAAFKVLSNPQVARSLGIEEIDPQAVARQLSEGEQRP from the coding sequence TTGCGTCGCCGACTCGGCTGGGGCCTGTTCCTGCTGAGTCTGCTGCTGTGCGCACCGCTGCGCGCCGCCGACGTCTTGCTGACCGCCAGCGAGGACAACCCGGCGGTACGCACCTTCACCGCAGAGCTGGCCGCCCAACGCCCCCAGGACCAGGTGCGCTTCGTACCGCTGGAGCAACTGCCGGCGCCGGGCCAGTTGCCCAGCGCCACGCGCCTGATTCTGCTGGATCCGCAAAGCCTCGACTGGCGCCTGCAAGATCCCCAGGGCCCGGCCACCCTGGTCCTGCGCATCAGCCGCCTGCAAGCCGAACAGCGCCTGCAAGGCCTGCACCACCCCGAGCTCAGCCTGCTCTGGAGCGATCCACCGCCGAGTCGTCAGTTGCACCTGATCCGCCAGGTCTTGCCCCAGGTGCGCCGGGTTGGCGTGCTGTACAGCGAGGACAGCCAGTTCCTGCTCAAGGAGCTGCGCGGCGCCGCGCAATCCCTGGGCCTGGAAATCGTCGCCGAAGCCTGGGACAGCACCCACGACAGCCGGCCATTGCAAAACCTGCTGCGCAACAGCGACGTGCTGCTGGGCCTGGATGACCCCAAGCTGTACAACCCGAAAACCGTGAAGAACCTGCTCCTGAGCAGCTACGCCCAACAGCGGGCGCTGATCGGCCCCAATGCCGGCTTCGTCAGGGCCGGCAGCCTGGCCAGCACCTACAGCGACCAGCAGGACTGGCTGCAGACCCTGGACAGCCTGCTTGAGCAGGCGCCGAATCGCTGGCCCCGGGCACTGTACCCGGCGGCCTTCAAAGTACTGAGCAATCCACAGGTGGCACGCTCACTGGGCATCGAGGAAATCGACCCGCAAGCCGTCGCGCGCCAACTGAGTGAAGGAGAGCAACGCCCATGA
- a CDS encoding ATP-binding protein, translating to MKLRRRWDIHTRTQLISLGPALLLTLLLISFFTFVRIQDLRQELNHTGQLIANQLAPATEYGVISGNNEGLESLLQATLATPHVHFLEVQDSANNILVYVEQPSATHKQAQQIKVFQAPVRLQRIQVHNDFLEDDPTSLGPQGDGYLGRVIVGMSNDAFSQRQQEILLKAAILALFALLFTFLLARRLAAGLAQPISAMGNAVKAIQEGDFKAPLPIVDDGELGNLARHINNLAAGLELASREQQQAMSQLIQTREEAERANKAKSDFLAMMSHELRTPMNGVLGMLQLLETTEMTQEQSEYAALASESTEHLLKVINDILDFSRIERSALELEHIPFNLAELIGSSAQAFQHSALQRGLDLQLRLPPGMESLQVKGDPTRIRQILVNLIGNALKFTEQGSVIIEAQWQALDHELLWFTCAVRDSGIGISPASLELMFDAFQQADSSISRRYGGTGLGLPIARTLAERMGGTLRAQSEEGRGSVFTLEIPLALFQQSLPVLAPRVSTAAHQGEGRNVLLVEDNPVNQTVIQAMLRSLGFTVSIVTDGAQAVRSAESLIFEAILMDCRLPLVDGYEATRQIRQLPGCADLPIIALTANALQGDREACLAAGMNDYLAKPFKRADLQQILQRWVQ from the coding sequence ATGAAATTGCGTCGCCGATGGGACATCCACACCCGCACGCAGCTCATCAGCCTCGGCCCGGCCTTGCTCCTGACCCTGTTGCTGATCAGCTTCTTCACCTTCGTGCGCATTCAGGACCTGCGCCAGGAGCTCAACCACACCGGCCAACTGATTGCCAACCAGCTGGCGCCAGCCACCGAGTACGGCGTGATCTCCGGCAACAACGAAGGCCTGGAAAGCCTGTTGCAGGCCACCCTGGCCACGCCCCACGTGCACTTTCTGGAGGTCCAGGACAGCGCCAACAACATCCTGGTGTATGTCGAGCAACCGTCTGCCACTCATAAACAGGCGCAACAGATCAAGGTGTTCCAGGCGCCGGTGCGCTTGCAGCGCATCCAGGTGCACAACGACTTCCTGGAAGACGACCCGACCAGCCTCGGGCCCCAGGGTGACGGGTATCTGGGACGGGTCATTGTCGGCATGTCCAACGACGCCTTCAGCCAGCGCCAGCAGGAAATTCTCCTCAAGGCCGCGATCCTCGCCCTGTTCGCCCTGCTCTTCACCTTCCTCCTCGCACGGCGCCTGGCTGCCGGCCTGGCGCAACCCATCAGCGCCATGGGTAACGCGGTCAAGGCGATCCAGGAAGGCGACTTCAAGGCGCCGCTGCCGATTGTCGACGACGGCGAGCTGGGCAATCTGGCACGCCACATCAACAACCTCGCCGCCGGCCTGGAGCTGGCCAGCCGCGAGCAGCAACAGGCCATGTCGCAACTGATCCAGACCCGGGAGGAAGCGGAACGGGCGAACAAGGCGAAATCGGATTTCCTGGCGATGATGAGCCACGAACTGCGCACCCCGATGAACGGCGTGCTGGGCATGCTGCAGCTCCTGGAAACCACCGAGATGACCCAGGAGCAGAGCGAATACGCGGCGCTGGCTTCGGAGTCCACCGAACACCTGCTGAAGGTGATCAACGACATCCTCGATTTCTCGCGCATCGAACGCTCGGCCCTGGAGCTGGAACACATCCCGTTCAACCTCGCCGAACTGATCGGCAGCTCGGCCCAGGCCTTCCAGCACAGCGCCCTGCAGCGCGGCCTGGACCTGCAACTGCGCCTGCCACCGGGCATGGAGTCGCTGCAGGTCAAGGGCGACCCGACGCGGATCCGGCAGATTCTGGTCAACCTGATCGGCAACGCCCTGAAGTTCACCGAACAAGGCAGCGTGATCATCGAGGCCCAGTGGCAGGCCCTGGATCATGAGCTCCTGTGGTTCACCTGTGCGGTGCGCGACAGCGGAATCGGTATCAGCCCCGCCAGCCTGGAGCTGATGTTCGATGCATTCCAGCAGGCCGACAGCAGCATTTCCCGGCGGTATGGCGGCACCGGCCTGGGCCTGCCCATTGCCCGCACCCTGGCCGAACGCATGGGCGGCACCCTGCGGGCCCAGAGCGAGGAAGGCCGTGGCTCGGTGTTCACCCTGGAGATCCCCCTGGCGCTGTTCCAGCAAAGCCTGCCGGTGCTGGCACCACGCGTCAGCACCGCCGCTCACCAGGGCGAGGGCCGCAATGTGCTGCTGGTGGAAGACAACCCGGTGAACCAGACCGTGATCCAGGCCATGCTGCGCAGCCTGGGCTTCACCGTGAGCATCGTCACCGACGGGGCCCAGGCGGTGCGCAGCGCCGAGAGCCTGATTTTCGAGGCGATTCTGATGGATTGCCGACTGCCGCTGGTCGATGGTTATGAAGCCACCCGGCAGATCCGCCAATTGCCCGGCTGCGCCGATCTGCCGATCATCGCTCTGACCGCCAACGCCTTGCAGGGCGACCGCGAAGCCTGCCTGGCAGCGGGCATGAACGACTACCTGGCCAAGCCGTTCAAGCGTGCGGATCTGCAGCAGATTCTCCAACGTTGGGTGCAGTAA
- a CDS encoding TonB-dependent receptor plug domain-containing protein, protein MSVGPSPLRLSLLLGMLFGHPVLADDLFLDGSALPEVLTATRLKQSPAAVPGSMTVLDNELIRASGARDVSELLRLVPGMMVGAISGNQATVNYHGTNASEARRMQVLIDGRSVYRAGLATVDWSDIPVAMEDIERIEVFRGPNTVSYGANALMAVVNIITRAPANSHGTRFKVTRGQRGISDWYASQGTGWETGDLRLSLSGQEDDGFDHNRLGADYRDSKRLNRFSLSVSQMLDEQQSIDWQLNAKEGTNQRPYTYKPVFYGVSQQGKDSDVIAKDYAGSLRWNLELNAQHSLYIQGSAQHWDRQQTWRACDAAISFSPELTRLWQINPNYAERLARHMPDYLSGAPSGTTTEQALANQVIDQWKNGGGKNTVCGNIDQSTRETRYDLELQDTLSLSDNLRLVSGMNYRYDRADSETYFNGTLDDTTWRLFGQLEWRASEHWLIQGGAMYEDTQLTGNSLTPRIAVNYLINPRHGLRAVYSEAIRSPDMFENNVNWSYRVTGLSSPVYGQSSAQYFVKTRGPGNLDQEHMRSRELGYNGYFVDQALNLDIKLFYDEISGMISEPLRNNQYIASNSNSSRFSGTESQLDWQLSHADRLRLTYAYVHAQASNPLDQRLTASNSGSAGWLRNWGRGWSSALFYYADSALNGYRFERVDTRIAKRLALGKANLELAGTLQQRLDHQPSTFADNRYDSRHLVYFSAELEF, encoded by the coding sequence GTGTCCGTTGGTCCCTCACCTCTTCGTCTGTCGCTGCTGCTGGGCATGCTCTTCGGCCACCCGGTGCTGGCCGACGATCTGTTTCTCGACGGCAGCGCACTGCCCGAGGTGTTGACCGCCACACGCCTGAAACAATCCCCCGCCGCCGTGCCGGGCAGCATGACCGTGCTCGACAACGAACTGATCAGGGCCAGCGGCGCCCGGGACGTCAGCGAGCTGCTGCGCCTGGTGCCCGGGATGATGGTCGGGGCCATCAGCGGCAACCAGGCCACGGTCAACTACCACGGCACCAACGCCAGCGAAGCGCGGCGCATGCAGGTGCTGATCGACGGGCGCTCGGTGTACCGCGCGGGCCTGGCCACGGTGGACTGGAGCGACATTCCGGTGGCCATGGAAGACATCGAACGCATCGAGGTGTTTCGCGGCCCCAACACCGTCAGCTACGGCGCCAATGCGCTGATGGCGGTGGTCAACATCATTACCCGCGCACCGGCCAACAGCCACGGCACCCGGTTCAAGGTGACCCGGGGCCAGCGCGGCATCAGCGACTGGTACGCCAGCCAGGGTACGGGCTGGGAAACCGGCGACCTGCGCCTGTCGTTGTCCGGACAGGAAGATGACGGCTTCGACCACAATCGCCTGGGCGCCGACTACCGCGACAGCAAGCGCTTGAACCGCTTCAGCCTGTCGGTGAGCCAGATGCTCGACGAGCAGCAGAGCATCGATTGGCAATTGAATGCCAAGGAAGGCACCAACCAGCGGCCTTATACCTATAAACCGGTGTTCTACGGCGTATCCCAGCAGGGCAAAGACTCCGATGTGATCGCCAAGGACTACGCCGGGTCACTGCGCTGGAACCTGGAGCTCAATGCGCAGCACAGCCTTTATATCCAGGGCTCGGCCCAGCACTGGGATCGCCAGCAAACCTGGCGCGCCTGTGACGCAGCCATTTCCTTCAGCCCCGAACTGACGCGCCTGTGGCAAATCAACCCGAATTACGCCGAGCGCCTGGCGCGCCACATGCCCGATTACTTGAGTGGGGCGCCTAGCGGAACCACGACGGAACAGGCGTTGGCCAACCAAGTCATCGATCAATGGAAAAACGGCGGAGGCAAGAATACCGTCTGCGGCAACATCGACCAGAGCACCCGCGAAACCCGTTACGACCTTGAACTGCAGGACACCCTGAGCCTCAGCGATAACCTGCGACTGGTCAGCGGCATGAACTATCGTTACGACCGGGCCGACTCCGAAACCTATTTCAACGGCACCCTCGACGACACCACCTGGCGCCTGTTCGGCCAGCTGGAGTGGCGAGCCAGCGAACACTGGCTGATCCAGGGCGGGGCTATGTACGAAGACACCCAGCTGACCGGCAACTCGCTGACGCCACGGATCGCCGTCAACTACCTGATCAACCCGCGCCACGGGCTGCGGGCGGTGTATTCGGAAGCCATCCGCTCCCCGGACATGTTCGAGAACAACGTCAACTGGAGCTACCGGGTCACCGGCCTGAGCAGCCCGGTCTACGGCCAGAGCAGCGCCCAGTACTTCGTCAAGACCCGGGGCCCGGGCAACCTCGATCAGGAACACATGCGCTCCCGCGAGCTGGGCTACAACGGCTACTTCGTCGACCAGGCCCTGAACCTCGACATCAAGCTGTTCTACGACGAAATCAGCGGCATGATCAGCGAGCCGCTGCGCAACAACCAATACATCGCCAGCAACAGCAATTCCTCACGCTTCTCCGGCACCGAAAGCCAGCTGGACTGGCAATTGAGCCACGCCGACCGCCTGCGCCTGACCTACGCCTATGTCCACGCCCAAGCCAGCAACCCCCTGGACCAGCGCCTGACCGCCAGCAACAGCGGCTCCGCCGGCTGGCTGCGCAATTGGGGCCGGGGCTGGTCCAGCGCGTTGTTCTATTACGCTGACAGCGCCCTCAACGGCTACCGCTTCGAACGCGTCGACACGCGCATCGCCAAGCGCCTGGCCCTGGGCAAGGCCAACCTGGAACTGGCGGGCACACTGCAACAACGACTCGACCACCAGCCCAGCACCTTCGCCGACAACCGCTACGACTCGCGGCACCTGGTCTATTTCAGCGCCGAGCTGGAGTTCTAG